The window AGTGGGGATCTCCTCGCTGGCGAAGCCTCCGGCGCCCAGCTCGCCATCCGGGTCGTCCTCCACCGGCGGGGCGCTGGGCATCACTCCGGTGGCACTGGGAGCCAGGGAAGAACTGGGACTGGTGGGGATTGAGCCGACGGGGGACAGGTTCACTGGGATGTTCCCAATGAAGATGGGCAGAACGACGACCGCTTCTGGAGACTTTAGAGACACCTGGGGCAAAAACGGTGATTCAGAAAGAACAGTTTTAatggtaaccatggcaacacaaaaactagacaaataaattattgcatCAAACAAagatattgtcattttgagacaatttttaaAGTAGTATAATGGTAATGACAAgaacataaactttaaattctaaggAACTCAAGCTCAGAGTCAAGCTAATAGCTAAGAAAGCTAGGAGTCAAGCTAACAGTAAAGCTAGTAGTAAAGCTAACAGCTATTAAAACTAGGAGTCAAGCTAACAGCTATTGAAGCTAGGAGTCAAGCTAATAGGTAGTGAAGCTAGGAGTAAAGCTTTAAACTGAATTAGTTGCACTTTTCCTCCTTTGAGAATCACTTTCTGAGCAGTTGAGATGAAATGTTCCTAACTGgtttaataaactgaacttggacttttttttttttaacttgaacaATAAAGTGAGCtgcaaaatcttaaaatttaagATTCTTCCACTTCAAAACTATGTGCTACATTGTTggtctcataaaatcccaagaaaataaatcaaagtttgttgtttaaacgtaatgaaatgtgaaaaacttcaaaGAGTAATATTACTAATCACACTTCTTTAATAGAAACAGACAGCAGCCTGGAGTGGGTTTATAAGTGTACATATTAATAATTCAGTAGTTTATATCCAGAGTGGATCAATACTGTATGAGAGGATGATATTAGGCAGCAGCGGTTctctgtaaaaatgtgaaaMACAGTCAATAACAACAGATTTTTAACCACAAATCATAAGAATTTCCACAGACAGACCCATTATTACCTGAATGAAATAATTGACGTCAATAAGGCGGCAGTCGGTGAGCCCCGACTGAGGAAGRGGAGGGACGATGATCTGCTCCCTCCACTCGGCGTGTTTTCCGGCCTTCACTCCGGCTCCCTCCACCTCCGCGATGGTCCGCCGGTCGAAGACCGGCCGCTTGGTCCGATACGTTACCATCTGCAGGGAGAAACACGGGAAGCTGCAAGTAGAACCCAACAGAAAACTGACCAGAGCTCCTAATGCAACGATTAAYYGTGATTAATCGATAACCGAAATATCTGTTCACtgatttagtaatcgattaatcgttaactggaatATTTAGTGTCACAAAAAGGTTCtttactgaaagaacaacacagttgGAGCAGTAAATCAGCCAAAACtccacaaaaaatataaatattttgcatttaagatgaaaaaaatttgCATCTTTCCTTCAAATGTTCACTAAAAGAATCCTGTCACTTCATTTAAGGTAGTAAAAtccttgttttcttattttaaattggagtttaatcatttgcatatttacattttatgcatttttaatacagTGTAAATTAAGaataagtggttaaataaaattaaaaaaaaactgaagataccAAATTTTTTTagacgattaattgattaatcgtcagaataatcgattattttttttttatcagatcaGAATATTTGTGTGATATTTAATTGAATGTTCAGATTTGTCCTGGAAGCAAATCCATAAAACCTGCAGATCAAACTTTGTGATTTTGACACAAATATGAAcagcttttattattatagTCGTTTTCAAGGAAATATTAAGAGCTTTTGTGATKTTATCAGTTCAAATCAAAGGAGAGTGGGGRaaaaaaatccagatttttaagaaattaaatctcCAAAACCCCAAAACGTCCAGCCGCTCCTGGCGGCTCCCAGCAGCCGTACCTGCACCAGGCTGGCCAGGACGTATCCGGTGTCCTTCCCGGACTTGTTGTGGATCTCGGTGGACAGCCTGATGACCTGGCCGGGKACGTAGCCCCGCTGGTCGCTGCGGGTCTTCAGCATCAGCGTCCCCGTCCTCACCAGCAGGTAGCTGAACTTCTTCGTCGTCACCGCGCAGCTCTGCTGCTGCGAGGGGCAAATTTGGATTTCTAAAGTGAATAAATGTGCCCTGATAGGACACGTGCAGAGGATCTACATCGTGAAACTTAAGACACTCACTTCGATGTCGGGGACCTCGTTGAGGTTGAGCATGTTGAGGACGTAGAAGGGCCGCTGGGCTTTGTAGTCCTTGGAGAAGCGCGGCGTGTCGATGGCCGCTCTCACGCGGTAAGCGATCTTCCCGAATGGTCCTTCGAACGACGTGGGGATGGCGACTAAGagatcaaacaaaacaaaagttaaaacgTTCAGGCGTGACTTTCCCAACGCAGACAGATTCCAACATCTGTTACCACAATCAGGCTGGACGACACGGGACAAAAACTCATCACGATATGAAAGtttcatatcaataattactatttttttaaatattcaacatatttaatgtgttagtaggttttaaatattcagacatTTAATATGCTGGttattttaaagcagttatgaggcaaagTGGTGAGacatgaaactgctgctgcgcaagtaactcagcaggtcgttgctaggcaaccaaagagcgagagagttgctaggcaaccaaagagtgagagagttgctaggcaaccaaagagtgagagagttaCTTGATTCYACCAACCTGGCTTAAGCTAGTAGCCATGAGaggttgaaaataaaattacaagaataaaactgcaaatgtattctcatatttcaaactgattgaaatatgagaataaagttatagcATCGCAAGAACAGAGTAAATATTAAGAGAATATAGTcagacaagaataaagtcacaaataTGAgagtaaagtcataatatttcaacaatattataactttattcttgtcaattcactttttattttctttcttgctaACCCTCCATCATTTTATAATaccacaaaaatgaaatattaaagtcCACATCGCCCACCGTCTAGTATTTGGTCCTGATCTCAGCTACAAGATGAAGCCCAACAGCTGCAGGCATGTTGCtttgccagcagggggcagtgtgaGTGAACGTTTAACCTCTATATGATGTCCTTAATGTGATTTCCTTCAGACGTCTGGGGGCTTCTGAGGAGAGGAGACCAATTACCCAGAGAGTGAAGGATGAagggctaaaaataaaatggccgCCCCCCCGCTGAGTTTGAGCCGAATCATGCATGAGAGCAGAAAACACCAGGCAGACTCAAGATGGCGCCATCAGCACCGCCGTGGCTTCCTGCTTCACTGCCAGCAGCTTTAAACTCAATTCATGAGAAACTTTCAGGTTAAGATGTgaagttttaaagcaaaaaggATTTACAAATCCAGATCACGGacgctcttaaagggccggttctGCCAGAACATATTAACAAAACctgttaaaaactgaaagtaattAAATATGGCAGCAaatagataaaaactgcttttaatttattaataataataataataataataatttgtggcctatttaagttaatttaagtTTGCCAGTTTAGAGTCTTGAGGGCCACATGTAAACACTGTggtgggccggatttggcccccgcGCCTCGAGTTTGACGAGTTGAAGCGTGCGTTAAACATCAGCTAAATCTGCAGTGACTCATGTGTGAGGTTAtcagctgctgctttgtttttgtttctgtgacgTCGCTGTTGGACTGATAACGCCATGGGAACTGAAAGGTGCGGCTGAGACTCACCTGGAAGGACGAACTGGAAGGGGAAGCTGTGCTCGCCTGGAGCCAGGGTTcctgagaggaagaaaaggtcaaaggtcacaaacCGGAGAGACATAAACGACCAGAGAggttagagagagagagactggtGAAGAAAAGTACAAACTGAAGGAACGAAAGCAGGAAAGAAGGgaaggagagaggaaagaagGTAGGAAGGAAGAACATTTAAGCAGTGAGAAAAACGTTAGAGAATATAAAACGTTATTGCTacaagcaaaaactgaaaaagaaacgCCTCCTGCTGCTTCCCTCTTTCTATTCAAGCAGATAATTATAAACTACCKTCACATTTTCTGGACGCTTTAATAATGATGTTGTTTATTACCAGTTAATTGATAACATAAGGACCAATAACTAGGCGTGTGTGTCgaacacacacaccttcacccGACTGGCTGATTAATTCTCCAGAGGAGCTGACGGCCTAATTAAATCCTTGCAGACAGAAACGCCTCGTTAGAGACGGGAGTTTTTCCATTAGTCTGATCTGCATCATGTTTACTGTTAGAGGAAGCAGCGAAGCTTTAAACTAAACGTTtcagcaaacatgtaaaaccacaggaaaagagaagaagaaagacaaaaagaaacagaaatacagaaagacaaaaacaaaaaaagaaagaaaagaataaataaaggcagagagaaaaaataaagaaaaacaaacacagaaagaaagaaacaaagaaaaagccagaaaaataaatcttgcatAAATATGTAGCAGGAATATAAATGAAGTCAGGCAGACTTTATAAAGGCTTAATGGGGCTCTAGCCCAGGGCTACAAGTTTTTGGGAATGCCAAAWWWtttttttatattttatgtatacAGTTTATATTAAGAGTCATGAACTCATTTCAAATGTGGCCTTTTgcttcattaaaataatgtttgatcttttttaattgaaactaaaaccaaatatttgaaaattatttttttgggactaaaaacaaacaaacaaaaaaaagtcatctgCCATAAACCATAAATTTGTACCTGTAAATGTGCAGATGTTAGTATTCTTCAATTTGSATgagtaaattatttatttatttaWtttcatttttatttattattttttgggacAGGGCACCAAACTGCCCCCAGCCCAGGGGCCCTTATTCTTCTAAATCTGGCCCTGGATATGAATGCAGCAGGTCTAAAGATAAAGTTTATTCCTACTGACtggtgtaaaaaataaaaataaaaatctattccTGGTTTCCTTGAACAGAGAAGAGTGACAGGATGAGGAGCGGAMGCYGACGtcttccctcctcctctgaGCGACTGTGGCTTTCCACATTATCAGTCACCCAGAGCGCGCTCCTCTGGCCTTTTGAGACTGTGTGTGTCCTGATCCTCCCTCACCCTTCCTGCGTCACCCTCCGATGCCGAGCTGCCCATTTTTgggaaaaatagaaaacaaagcaaCCGCAAAGATAAAGGGAAGCTCAGAAAGAGGGAGTGTGTGCTTTGAATTATGTATATCTTCCTCTCTCTGAAGCGCGTTCTCTACCCGAGTCTTGACAAGTTGATTAAGATCTATTGCTGTGAATCAGAGCTATCACATTCGTCTCGTCTTTCATAGAAGTTTTTTATTCACTCTAAGCTAAAGTGCCAAAAATAGCCTTCCTACCAGAGGGAGGCCGGATGAAACATTGACAGGAGTGTGTGCTAAAGATCAAAACGTAActaaaaagctgcagtttgctgAAGTCGGGTGTTAGTAATGAGCCGTTTCGTTCTGTTAGCTTAAAGAATTCAAGTAATCTTAGTTTGGAGAATCCAGCCAGCTGCTAGTTAAACTAAAAGCCAAAGTAATAACCCAATGCTAGCTATTAATAGCAACTCAAGCTAAGATTTAACTAAGAGAAAAGGTCCGAGTCCACCTAAAAGCTAATAAAGCTAACAGCTATTGATGCTAGGACTCAAGCCAAATGCTACTCAAGCTAGGTTTCAAGCTAACAGCTACAGAAACTTTGAATCAAGATAGCTAGTTAAGCTAGGAGTCAAACTAAAAGAAGCTCAAGCTAGGAGTTAAGCAAGCAGCTATTGAAACTGGGAATCAAGATAGCTAGTTAAGCTAGGAGTCAAAATAAGAGTTAGTCAAGCTGGGTGTTAAACTAATAGCTATTCATGCTAGGAATAAAGCTAACGGTACTATTTGTAGCAGCTCCGATCTTTTTGCCTTAAAGTTTATCTTTAGgatttgtttttaccaaatgtCAGACATCAGGGCACATCTTTTATCTTARGGgcaataaaaataagaagatATCACCAATAAACATTACCAAAAATTCTCTATTCTGCAGCTACAAGGCGCTTAGTGGTGCAGGGCTAATATACACCTTTCAGTGTCTTCTAATATGGTAATCAAATTGTTAACCTCTTATACATTATATAAttagccattaaaaaaaaaagacactaaaTTCAACCTGAAGCTCGTCTGTATTGTCAGTAATTACCTTTATCGGCCACAGAYAGCATGCTGTTCAGGTACTGCTCCTCCAGACTCCACGAGGAGTCGTTCATTTTGTTGGAGATGCCGCATGAGCCCAGACAGTTCACCTTGATGGCTGCGGACAGGACAGGAAAGGACAGTCACTCAGGTATCGCTAcatatttacactgaaaaaactactcattattcatttttcaataaaagtgtttggatattaaaagggaaaaatgttGTGGAAACCGCTGCAGCTTTTCTCACTTGTTGCTTTTGGTTCACACTGGAATATTTCAAATCTAGGCTTGTTGCAATTAATCAATTCTGGCCCATCGTATCTTTTTGAGGCCCTTTAAACTCCAAACTACATCAATAAacccttccagtttttcacaa of the Poecilia reticulata strain Guanapo linkage group LG12, Guppy_female_1.0+MT, whole genome shotgun sequence genome contains:
- the arrdc1b gene encoding arrestin domain-containing protein 1b, translating into MGKLQEFDIXFANNKVVYGPGESISGTVKIRTGSPLQYKAIKVNCLGSCGISNKMNDSSWSLEEQYLNSMLSVADKGTLAPGEHSFPFQFVLPVAIPTSFEGPFGKIAYRVRAAIDTPRFSKDYKAQRPFYVLNMLNLNEVPDIEQQSCAVTTKKFSYLLVRTGTLMLKTRSDQRGYVPGQVIRLSTEIHNKSGKDTGYVLASLVQMVTYRTKRPVFDRRTIAEVEGAGVKAGKHAEWREQIIVPPLPQSGLTDCRLIDVNYFIQVSLKSPEAVVVLPIFIGNIPVNLSPVGSIPTSPSSSLAPSATGVMPSAPPVEDDPDGELGAGGFASEEIPTKSHSQQDPSGPPVSMSPSAFSYAPGAALPPGRRPDATAPLFCLSTGATIPFFTEGDVNPIPTSCSLILPPEYSSCDYPQEPPPTYEESCSSVDSSFNSGQ